Proteins encoded by one window of Engraulis encrasicolus isolate BLACKSEA-1 chromosome 23, IST_EnEncr_1.0, whole genome shotgun sequence:
- the sowahab gene encoding LOW QUALITY PROTEIN: ankyrin repeat domain-containing protein SOWAHB (The sequence of the model RefSeq protein was modified relative to this genomic sequence to represent the inferred CDS: deleted 1 base in 1 codon) — protein sequence MAITQETILNFLLEQGGKVKNAELLSKFKEALSCSDPVEKKQNRDLFKSCVNNIAVVKVIDEVKYVVVKKKYQGLARSSSIIAPKNEFEDSLSRFSSSVLSSSPERSSAFKHGTDKTKCAKSVIENNNNSYFTSNNNELVRGCNTDDDLRNEPASKGCCNSDYKPQQMSSRNENSSVLKDTKPRKTGAVFAIIAVKSPPDSPSHHQQEQFHSGGLAQEPASPQHLQAIRITHLSKSDSSPRHQKPDNESDKDDSPETKRRQLETKVVHPAPQQHAAQLKSFNKTSKASHETKCSEGVPLELAEHEWLVKSAAGHWDQVYGLLLQDAQLADKRDFVSGFSALHWAAKAGHKDMVRKILDLSADRGVEVDVNARTHAGYTPLHIAAIHGRSSVMTLLVRDYCADTSVRDHSGKKPFHYLEQRTSLELRQLLGDPHAGQQQQQQEGIMAGDKSEDEHQQHTFPDLHKGFNTFSKLFQPHLGGHRKKHRRHRPSFHTLSVGPEEEKGGRTRETSAGNTTTTTTSPADSQRCSTDTCSTLLDWAHTEQIS from the exons ATGGCCATCACTCAAGAGACTATTTTGAACTTTTTGCTGGAGCAAGGGGGCAAAGTGAAGAACGCGGAGTTGTTGAGTAAGTTTAAAGAGGCACTCAGCTGCAGCGATCCCgtggaaaagaaacaaaacagagaCCTTTTCAAGAGCTGTGTAAATAATATTGCTGTCGTTAAAGTAATAGACGAAGTTAAGTATGTTGTTGTGAAGAAAAAGTATCAAGGATTGGCTCGAAGTAGTTCTATAATCGCGCCAAAAAACGAGTTCGAGGATAGTTTAAGCCGCTTTAGTTCTTCTGTCTTGTCCAGTTCCCCTGAACGCTCGAGCGCCTTTAAACATGGCACGGATAAAACCAAATGTGCCAAGTCTGTCATAGAAAACAATAATAATTCTTATTTCACCTCCAATAATAACGAGCTCGTTCGGGGCTGTAATACTGATGATGACCTCCGAAACGAACCCGCATCAAAGGGATGCTGTAACTCAGATTACAAACCACAACAGATGTCCTCGCGCAACGAAAACTCAAGCGTGCTGAAGGACACTAAACCGAGAAAAACAGGTGCTGTGTTTGCCATTATCGCTGTAAAATCGCCACCAGACTCACCGAGTCATCACCAACAAGAACAGTTCCACTCTGGGGGTCTGGCACAGGAGCCCGCATCGCCACAGCACTTACAGGCAATCAGGATTACTCATCTTTCCAAATCAGACTCCTCACCCAGACACCAGAAACCAGACAATGAGTCAGACAAGGACGACTCCCCAGAAACCAAACGCAGGCAACTGGAAACAAAAGTGGTCCACCCAGCACCTCAACAACACGCAGCCCAACTAAAGAGCTTCAACAAGACCTCTAAAGCCAGCCATGAGACCAAATGCTCCGAGGGAGTCCCCTTGGAGCTGGCAGAGCACGAGTGGCTCGTAAAATCAGCCGCGGGCCACTGGGACCAGGTTTACGGGCTCCTCCTCCAGGACGCCCAGCTTGCCGACAAGAGAGACTTCGTCTCGGGCTTCTCGGCCCTGCACTGGGCCGCCAAAGCCGGACACAAGGACATGGTGCGCAAGATCCTGGACCTGTCGGCTgacagaggggtggaggtggacgtGAACGCCCGGACGCACGCCGGCTACACTCCCTTGCACATCGCCGCCATCCACGGCCGGAGCTCGGTCATGACACTGCTGGTGCGAGACTACTGCGCCGACACCAGCGTCCGGGACCACAGTGGCAAGAAGCCCTTCCACTACCTGGAGCAAAGGACCAGTCTGGAGCTAAGGCAGTTACTCGGAGATCCTCAcgcagggcagcagcagcagcagcaggaggggaTCATGGCAGGCGACAAGTCAGAGGACGAACATCAACAACACACCTTCCCAGACCTCCACAAGGGCTTCAACACCTTCAGTAAGCTTTTTCAGCCACACCTGGGGGGCCACAGGAAGAAGCATCGACGCCACAGGCCCAGCTTCCAC ACTTTGTCAGTGGGgccggaggaggagaagggggggaggacTCGGGAGACGAGCGCAgggaacaccaccaccaccaccacctctcccgcAGACTCTCAGAGATGTTCCACTGACACATGCTCCACACTACTAGATTGGGCACACACAGAACAAATAAGCTGA